In one window of Hevea brasiliensis isolate MT/VB/25A 57/8 chromosome 10, ASM3005281v1, whole genome shotgun sequence DNA:
- the LOC110666266 gene encoding myosin-6-like: MAAAVGLVVGSPVWLEDPDEAWVDGEVVDIKGEDIKVLCTSGKTVVVKASNVYAKDVEAPPCGVDDMTKLAYLHEPGVLQNLRSRYDMNEIYTYTGNILIAVNPFRKLPHLYDSHMMAQYKGAAFGELSPHPFAVADSAYRLMINEGVSQSILVSGESGAGKTESTKLLMRYLAYMGGRAVAEGRTVEQQVLESNPVLEAFGNAKTVRNNNSSRFGKFVEIQFDQRGRISGAAIRTYLLERSRVCQVSDPERNYHCFYMLCAAPLEDLQRYKLGNPRTFHYLNQSNCYELDGVDDSKEYIATRRAMDIVGISSDEQDAIFRVVAAILHLGNIEFAKGKEIDSSVPKDEKSRFHLKTAAELLMCNVKALEDSICKRVIVTRDETITKWLDPESAAVSRDALAKILYSRLFDWLVGKINSSIGQDPESKFLIGVLDIYGFESFKTNSFEQFCINLTNEKLQQHFNQHVFKMEQEEYTKEEIDWSYIDFVDNQDILDLIEKKPGGIIALLDESCMFPRSTHETFAQKLYQTFKNHKRFTKPKLARSDFTICHYAGDVTYQTELFLDKNKDYVVAEHQALLSASECSFVSGMFPFLAEESSKQSKFSSIGSRFKQQLQALLETLSSTEPHYIRCVKPNNLLKPAIFENKNVLQQLRCGGVMEAIRISCAGYPTRRPFDEFVDRFGILAPEVLDGSCDEVTACKRLLEKVELKGYQIGKTKVFLRAGQMAELDARRSDILGRSASIIQRKVRSYLSRRSFIMVRHSAVQIQAACRGQLARQVYENMRREAASLRIQRCLRMYFARKAYTELCCSAICIQTGMRGMAARDELRFRRQTRAAIVIQSQCRKYLARLHYMELKKAAVVTQCAWRVRVARKELRKLKMAARETGALQAAKNKLEKQVEELTWRLQLEKRMRADIEESKTQENAKLQSALQEMQLQFKETKEMLIKEREATKKAKEIVPVIQEVPVVDPAMLDKLTTENEKLKALVSSLEQKIDETEKRFEETNKISEERLKQALEAESRIVELKTAMHRLEEKFSDMEIENQILKQFQTPVKKTSEKPPIPATHILENGHHVNEEHKTNEPHSTTPVKMFGTESDSKFRRSHIERQNENIDALINCVANNIGYSHGKPVAAFTIYKCLLHWKSFEAEKTSVFDRLIQMIGSAIENEDNNDHMAYWLSNTSTLLFLLQRSLKAAGASGATPNRKSSSAASLFGRMTMGFRSSPSSSNLAAAAALSVVRQVEAKYPALLFKQQLAAYVEKIYGIIRDNLKKELSSLLSLCIQAPRTSKGGVLRSGRSFSKDSPASHWQSIIDSLNILLSTLKQNFVPPVLIQKIFTQTFSYINVQLFNSLLLRRECCTFSNGEYVKAGLAELELWCCQAKEEYAGSSWDELKHIRQAVGFLVIHQKYRISYDEITNDLCPILSVQQLYRICTLYWDDNYNTRSVSPNVISSMRVLMTEDSNDAVSSSFLLDDNSGIPFSIDDLSNSLQEKDFMDVDPAEELLGNPAFQFLH, encoded by the exons ACTTACACAGGGAATATATTAATTGCCGTGAATCCTTTTAGAAAGTTGCCACATCTCTATGATAGTcatatgatggcacaatataaAGGTGCAGCCTTTGGTGAGCTGAGTCCACATCCCTTTGCTGTTGCAGATTCTGCATAcag GCTAATGATCAATGAAGGAGTCAGTCAGTCAATTTTAGTTAGTGGTGAGAGTGGGGCTGGTAAAACGGAAAGCACAAAATTGCTTATGCGTTATCTTGCCTACATGGGAGGGAGAGCTGTTGCTGAGGGGAGAACTGTTGAGCAGCAAGTCCTGGAG TCCAATCCTGTTTTAGAAGCATTTGGTAATGCCAAGACTGTTAGAAATAATAACTCGAG TCGTTTTGGTAAGTTTGTGGAGATTCAGTTTGATCAGAGGGGAAGGATTTCAGGAGCTGCAATCAGAACTTATTTGCTAGAAAGATCACGTGTGTGTCAGGTTTCTGATCCTGAGAGAAATTATCACTGCTTCTACATGCTTTGTGCTGCACCACTCGAG GATCTTCAGAGATACAAATTGGGAAACCCAAGAACATTTCATTATCTAAATCAATCAAATTGCTATGAATTGGATGGTGTTGATGATTCTAAGGAGTACATTGCAACAAGGAGGGCAATGGATATTGTTGGAATAAGTTCTGATGAGCAG GATGCCATATTTCGAGTTGTGGCTGCAATCCTTCATCTTGGAAATATTGAATTTGCAAAAGGAAAGGAAATAGACTCCTCTGTGCCTAAAGATGAAAAGTCTCGGTTTCATCTAAAAACTGCTGCTGAGCTTTTAAT GTGCAATGTGAAGGCACTAGAAGACTCTATCTGCAAACGTGTAATTGTAACTCGTGATGAAACCATTACAAAGTGGTTGGATCCAGAATCTGCCGCTGTTAGTAGAGATGCATTGGCTAAAATTTTGTACTCAAGGTTGTTTGATTG GCTTGTGGGTAAAATTAATAGTTCAATTGGTCAAGACCCTGAGTCAAAGTTCTTGATTGGCGTGCTGGATATTTATGGATTTGAGAGTTTCAAGACAAACAG TTTTGAGCAGTTTTGCATCAACTTGACAAATGAGAAACTTCAGCAACATTTTAATCAG CACGTCTTCAAAATGGAGCAAGAAGAATATACAAAAGAAGAAATTGATTGGAGCTACATTGATTTTGTTGATAATCAAGATATTCTGGATCTCATTGAAAAG AAACCTGGTGGTATAATTGCTCTGCTAGATGAATCATG CATGTTTCCAAGATCAACCCATGAAACTTTTGCTCAAAAGTTGTACCAGACATTTAAAAATCATAAACGGTTCACCAAACCAAAATTAGCTCGAAGTGACTTCACAATTTGCCATTATGCTGGTGAT GTTACATATCAAACTGAACTATTTCTGGACAAAAACAAGGACTATGTTGTTGCTGAACATCAGGCACTCTTAAGTGCTTCAGAATGTTCCTTTGTTTCGGGAATGTTTCCATTTTTAGCTGAAGAATCCTCTAAACAGTCAAAATTCTCTTCAATCGGTTCTCGGTTTAAG CAACAACTACAAGCATTGCTTGAAACTCTCAGTTCAACTGAGCCGCATTACATTCGTTGTGTGAAGCCCAACAATCTTCTTAAGCCagcaatttttgagaataaaaatgTTCTTCAACAACTACGGTGTGGG GGAGTTATGGAAGCAATTAGGATTAGTTGTGCAGGATACCCTACTAGAAGGCCATTTGATGAATTTGTAGACCGATTTGGAATCCTTGCACCGGAAGTTTTGGATGGCAG TTGTGATGAAGTTACTGCATGCAAAAGGCTTCTGGAGAAAGTGGAACTTAAAGGCTATCAG ATTGGTAAAACCAAAGTATTCCTTAGGGCTGGTCAAATGGCTGAACTGGATGCTCGTAGGAGTGACATATTAGGAAGATCAGCGAGCATTATTCAGAGAAAAGTGCGGTCTTATTTGTCTCGCAGAAGTTTTATCATGGTCCGTCATTCTGCAGTACAGATTCAAGCAGCATGCAGAG GACAACTTGCTCGGCAAGTTTACGAGAACATGCGAAGAGAGGCTGCTTCTCTGAGGATCCAAAGATGTTTGCGAATGTATTTTGCTAGGAAAGCTTATACTGAATTGTGTTGCTCTGCTATTTGTATTCAAACGGGTATGCGTGGGATGGCTGCTAGGGATGAGTTACGCTTCAGAAGGCAGACTAGAGCAGCAATTGTAATTCAG AGCCAATGTCGCAAATACTTGGCCCGGTTACATTATATGGAGTTAAAGAAAGCAGCAGTTGTGACGCAATGTGCATGGAGAGTGAGAGTTGCTCGAAAAGAACTGCGGAAACTTAAAATG GCTGCAAGAGAAACTGGTGCTCTTCAAGCTGCTAAAAATAAATTGGAAAAGCAGGTTGAAGAATTGACATGGAGACTTCAGCTGGAGAAACGCATGAGG GCCGATATAGAAGAATCTAAAACACAAGAGAATGCAAAGCTGCAGTCTGCTTTACAAGAAATGCAACTTCAGttcaaagaaactaaagaaatgctCATAAAGGAACGGGAGGCTACCAAGAAGGCCAAAGAGATTGTCCCTGTTATACAGGAGGTTCCTGTAGTTGATCCTGCGATGCTGGATAAGCTTACTACAGAAAATGAGAAACTCAAG GCTCTGGTTAGTTCACTGGAACAGAAAATTGATGAAACAGAAAAAAGATTTGAAGAGACAAACAAAATAAGCGAAGAAAGATTGAAGCAAGCTTTGGAGGCAGAGTCGAGGATAGTTGAACTGAAGACTGCAATGCATAG GCTGGAAGAAAAATTTTCAGACATGGAAATTGAGAACCAAATTCTTAAACAGTTTCAGACACCTGTTAAGAAGACATCCGAGAAGCCACCTATTCCAGCAACTCAT ATTTTGGAAAATGGTCACCATGTGAATGAAGAGCACAAAACCAAT GAACCACATAGTACAACACCTGTAAAGATGTTTGGCACAGAGTCAGATAGCAAGTTTAGGAGATCCCACATTGAACGCCAAAAT GAGAATATTGATGCTCTTATCAATTGTGTTGCGAATAACATTGGGTATAGTCATGGAAAGCCTGTGGCAGCATTTACCATATACAAATGTCTTCTCCACTGGAAATCCTTTGAAGCAGAAAAGACTAGTGTGTTTGATCGTCTAATTCAAATGATTGGTTCTGCAATTGAG AATGAAGATAACAATGATCATATGGCTTActggttatcaaatacatctaCTTTATTGTTTTTGCTGCAACGAAGTCTGAAGGCAGCTGGTGCTAGTGGTGCAACTCCAAATAGGAAGTCATCCTCTGCAGCATCCTTGTTTGGGAGGATGACGATg GGTTTTCGTTCTTCTCCCTCATCTTCCAAtcttgctgctgctgctgcacTATCAGTAGTGCGCCAAGTAGAGGCAAAATACCCAGCCTTGCTTTTCAAGCAACAGCTTGCGGCATATGTGGAGAAAATTTATGGAATTATTCGAGACAACTTGAAGAAggaattgtcatctttgctttcaTTATGCATACAG GCCCCTAGAACATCTAAAGGAGGTGTACTAAGATCTGGGCGTTCCTTCAGTAAAGATTCTCCTGCAAGTCATTGGCAGAGCATAATCGATAGTCTCAACATTCTTCTCAGCACGTTGAAACAAAATTTT GTGCCTCCAGTTCTTATCCAGAAGATCTTTACTCAAACTTTCTCATACATCAATGTACAATTATTCAATAG TCTTCTCTTGCGCCGTGAGTGTTGTACATTTAGCAATGGTGAATATGTGAAAGCTGGATTAGCTGAGCTAGAGCTATGGTGTTGTCAAGCAAAAGAAGAG TATGCTGGCTCGTCTTGGGATGAACTAAAGCACATAAGACAGGCTGTCGGATTTTTG GTTATACATCAGAAGTACAGAATATCCTATGATGAAATCACTAATGATCTGTGCCCT ATCCTGAGTGTGCAGCAGCTGTACCGAATCTGTACACTGTACTGGGATGACAACTATAATACTCGAAGTGTGTCTCCTAAT GTCATTTCCAGCATGAGGGTGCTTATGACAGAAGACTCCAACGATGCTGTCAGCAGTTCCTTTTTGTTGGATGACAATTCTGG CATCCCATTCTCTATTGATGACCTTTCTAATTCACTGCAAGAGAAAGACTTTATGGATGTTGATCCAGCAGAGGAACTACTTGGGAATCCAGCTTTCCAATTTTTACACTAG